In Aquiflexum balticum DSM 16537, a single genomic region encodes these proteins:
- a CDS encoding MGH1-like glycoside hydrolase domain-containing protein, translating into MNVEKLRLQEDRERKKHWKKWGPYLTERQWGTVREDYSPNGAAWDNVTHDEAKSKAYRWGEEGIGGISDFKQNLCFAWAFWNGKDPMLKERFFGLTGHQGNHGEDVKELYYYLDSTPTHSYMKMLYKYPQSEFPYQTLLEENRRRTKTDPEFEIIDTGIFDKDEYFDIYLEYAKNDFEDIAAFATIHNRGPEDAEIWVIPTIWFRKTWHTGHEPFIPKLSLSGEKQIKAFSPNRGNYFFNFDGDPEFKFCDNETNREKLYNIPNEKMYLKDAINDYVVHRFSRHLNPNNYGTKAAAIYKLKIPAGGSQRVKFRMTHQKTSEAVASCDQILQERINDADEFYNELQERVKSEDMKNIQRQAYAGMMWGKQFYYYNIDRWLDGDPGRYSPPKERKKGRNSDWRHLYNQDIISMPDKWEYPWYAVWDSAFHCVPISRIDPDFAKGQLLLFLNESYMHPNGQIPAYEWNFSDVNPPVHAYAVQRVYQIDKKMNDGKGDQEFLERAFHKLMINFTWWVNQKDSEGKNIFEGGFLGLDNISVIDRSHAHRYKGKLEQADATSWMAMFSLNMMRISLDLCEFNKTYQFTATKFLEHFLHIAGAMSNISGENISLWNDEENFFFDVFHLPGKEPKVMKLKSIVGIIPLFAVESIRLDMFDSLPEFKERLDFFLKEKPKLAALVSSWIQPGHEKRRLFSLLRGHRMKSILNKMLDSNEFLSDYGIRSLSKYHEKKPYTLRINGDVLSVKYTPGESDTLMFGGNSNWRGPIWFPINHLIIESLRKFDYYYGGEFSIEYPTGSGNYVTMDIIARELSLRCIKLFLKDENGHRPMYGKNLKMQEDPHFKDHILFYEYFHGDNGTGLGASHQTGWTGLVAEMIHKYYKSERRTAEDAEAEFRIL; encoded by the coding sequence ATGAATGTAGAGAAATTAAGGCTTCAGGAAGACCGGGAAAGGAAGAAACACTGGAAGAAATGGGGACCCTACCTTACCGAAAGACAATGGGGAACAGTAAGGGAGGACTATAGCCCAAATGGTGCTGCCTGGGACAATGTAACCCATGATGAAGCCAAAAGCAAAGCTTATCGGTGGGGTGAGGAAGGAATCGGAGGAATTTCTGATTTTAAGCAGAATTTATGTTTTGCATGGGCTTTTTGGAATGGTAAAGATCCAATGTTGAAAGAAAGGTTTTTTGGACTAACCGGTCATCAGGGAAACCACGGAGAGGATGTAAAGGAACTCTACTATTATTTGGATTCTACTCCTACGCACAGTTATATGAAGATGCTATATAAGTATCCTCAGTCCGAATTCCCTTATCAAACATTATTGGAAGAAAACAGGCGGAGAACCAAAACAGATCCTGAATTTGAAATTATTGATACCGGGATTTTTGATAAAGATGAGTATTTTGATATATACCTGGAATATGCCAAAAATGACTTTGAAGATATCGCTGCCTTTGCAACAATACATAACAGAGGTCCTGAAGATGCGGAAATTTGGGTAATTCCAACCATTTGGTTCAGAAAGACCTGGCATACAGGTCATGAACCATTTATTCCTAAATTATCTTTAAGTGGAGAGAAGCAAATCAAAGCTTTTTCACCAAACAGGGGAAATTACTTTTTTAATTTTGATGGAGACCCGGAATTCAAATTCTGTGACAATGAAACCAACCGTGAAAAACTCTATAATATTCCCAATGAGAAAATGTATCTCAAAGATGCTATCAATGATTATGTTGTTCACAGGTTTTCAAGGCACCTGAATCCAAATAATTATGGAACCAAAGCAGCTGCCATATATAAATTGAAAATACCTGCAGGTGGATCTCAGAGGGTGAAATTCCGTATGACTCATCAAAAAACTTCAGAAGCCGTCGCAAGCTGCGATCAAATTCTACAGGAAAGAATCAATGATGCGGATGAATTCTATAACGAATTACAGGAAAGAGTGAAGAGTGAGGATATGAAAAATATCCAAAGGCAGGCATACGCCGGCATGATGTGGGGAAAGCAATTTTACTATTACAATATTGATAGGTGGTTGGATGGTGATCCCGGCAGATATTCACCCCCAAAGGAACGAAAAAAAGGACGAAACAGTGATTGGAGACACCTTTATAATCAGGATATCATTTCCATGCCTGACAAGTGGGAATATCCTTGGTATGCGGTTTGGGACTCTGCTTTTCACTGCGTGCCGATTTCAAGGATTGATCCTGATTTTGCAAAAGGACAACTACTGCTATTCCTCAATGAATCATATATGCATCCAAATGGGCAAATCCCAGCTTATGAATGGAATTTCAGCGATGTCAATCCACCTGTTCATGCCTATGCTGTTCAAAGAGTCTATCAGATTGACAAAAAAATGAATGATGGCAAAGGGGATCAGGAATTTTTGGAAAGAGCCTTCCATAAGCTTATGATCAATTTTACCTGGTGGGTCAATCAAAAAGACAGTGAAGGAAAAAATATTTTTGAAGGTGGCTTTCTGGGGCTTGATAATATTTCGGTTATTGACAGGTCACATGCACATAGGTATAAGGGGAAACTGGAACAGGCTGACGCCACTTCCTGGATGGCTATGTTCTCTCTGAATATGATGAGAATTTCTCTTGACCTTTGTGAGTTCAATAAGACTTATCAGTTTACAGCAACCAAATTTTTAGAGCATTTCCTGCATATCGCCGGTGCTATGAGCAATATTTCAGGTGAAAATATCAGTCTATGGAACGATGAAGAAAACTTCTTTTTTGATGTATTCCATTTGCCTGGAAAAGAACCGAAAGTCATGAAGCTGAAGTCAATAGTGGGTATCATACCTTTATTTGCGGTGGAATCAATCCGGTTGGATATGTTTGACAGTCTTCCAGAATTCAAGGAAAGATTGGATTTTTTCTTAAAAGAAAAACCAAAACTTGCAGCATTGGTATCAAGTTGGATTCAGCCAGGACATGAAAAGAGAAGGCTTTTTTCCTTGTTGAGAGGCCACAGGATGAAAAGCATTCTCAATAAAATGCTTGATTCAAATGAGTTTCTTAGTGATTATGGAATCAGGTCACTTTCCAAATACCATGAAAAGAAACCCTATACCCTTCGAATCAACGGTGATGTCTTGAGTGTGAAATATACCCCTGGTGAATCTGACACCTTGATGTTTGGTGGAAATTCCAACTGGCGGGGCCCTATTTGGTTCCCTATCAATCATTTGATTATAGAGTCCCTTAGAAAATTTGATTATTATTACGGAGGAGAGTTTTCTATTGAATACCCTACAGGTTCAGGAAATTATGTTACCATGGACATCATTGCCAGAGAATTATCCTTGAGGTGTATCAAATTATTCCTCAAAGATGAAAATGGTCATAGACCCATGTATGGAAAAAACCTAAAAATGCAAGAGGATCCTCACTTCAAAGACCATATCCTTTTTTATGAATATTTCCATGGAGACAATGGCACTGGCCTTGGCGCTTCCCATCAGACAGGATGGACAGGATTGGTGGCCGAGATGATTCATAAATATTATAAATCAGAAAGAAGAACTGCTGAAGATGCTGAGGCCGAATTTAGAATCCTATAG
- a CDS encoding glycosyltransferase family protein, translated as MKFLFVVQGEGRGHMTQAIALAQILENRGFELCGVCVGKSNRRAIPDFFRQKINAPIILFESPNFVTDKQNKGIKLGKTVFHNLMKYNTFRKSLKQIHQVVSETQPDIILNFYDILGGIYNFIYKPQCQYWTIGHQYLINHPDFAYPKGRQLEKLLFQLNTKITSLGSQKQLALSFRPLAPSQVQNTHVLPPLLRKELRKLVPSKGDFYLTYMVNPGYGEEILLFAKANPHINIVAFWDKKGAPDLMKPMENVLFYQVNDVLFLEKMAACRALICTAGFESVCEAMYLGKPVMMIPVKGQYEQHCNALDAVYSQAGISSDKYDFLKMESFLNAHKYQPTDPKKWMDSFEDGFIRILENSFPVTERKISSYKSIKEGLLTS; from the coding sequence ATGAAATTTTTGTTTGTAGTCCAGGGTGAAGGAAGGGGGCATATGACCCAGGCTATTGCTCTTGCCCAAATTCTGGAAAACAGAGGTTTTGAACTTTGCGGTGTTTGTGTCGGAAAAAGCAATAGAAGAGCAATCCCGGATTTTTTCAGGCAGAAAATAAATGCCCCGATTATCCTTTTTGAAAGTCCAAACTTTGTAACAGACAAACAAAACAAAGGAATCAAATTAGGAAAGACTGTTTTTCATAATCTGATGAAATACAATACATTCAGAAAAAGTTTAAAACAGATACACCAGGTAGTTTCCGAAACTCAACCGGATATTATCCTCAATTTTTATGACATTTTAGGGGGGATTTACAATTTTATATACAAGCCTCAATGTCAATATTGGACCATAGGGCACCAATACCTGATCAATCATCCGGATTTTGCCTATCCAAAAGGACGCCAACTTGAAAAACTCCTCTTTCAGCTGAACACAAAAATCACTTCATTGGGATCCCAAAAACAACTTGCACTATCATTCCGGCCATTAGCCCCTTCCCAAGTGCAAAATACACATGTCTTACCACCGCTTTTGAGAAAGGAATTAAGGAAATTAGTTCCTTCAAAAGGTGATTTTTATCTGACCTACATGGTCAATCCTGGATATGGAGAAGAAATTCTGCTTTTTGCCAAAGCCAATCCTCACATCAATATTGTAGCCTTTTGGGATAAGAAAGGAGCACCGGACTTAATGAAACCCATGGAGAATGTGCTGTTTTACCAAGTAAATGATGTCTTGTTTTTAGAAAAAATGGCTGCCTGTAGGGCCTTGATCTGCACAGCGGGATTTGAATCAGTCTGCGAAGCCATGTATTTAGGTAAACCTGTAATGATGATTCCGGTCAAAGGTCAATATGAACAGCATTGCAATGCATTGGATGCCGTGTATTCCCAAGCAGGTATCTCATCAGATAAATATGACTTTTTGAAAATGGAATCTTTCCTGAACGCCCATAAATATCAGCCCACAGATCCAAAAAAATGGATGGATAGTTTTGAAGATGGTTTTATAAGGATTCTGGAAAATTCATTTCCTGTCACAGAAAGAAAAATTAGCTCCTACAAAAGTATAAAGGAAGGTCTTCTCACTTCCTGA
- a CDS encoding UDP-2,3-diacylglucosamine diphosphatase: MKTHFKTIVISDVHLGTKGAKAKEVAHFLKQYTCENLILNGDIIDGWQLRRSGSWKRKHTRFFNRMLKMIERDNTKVFYLRGNHDDFLDQILPLQIGNVSIQTDMIYESNGKKFFITHGDIFDSITSNLRWIAYLGDVGYTFLLWLNRLVNFHRRKRGLPYFSLSQYIKGKVKTAVSYIDQYEEELAKMAKAKGCDGIICGHIHKAENRMINGVKYLNSGDWVETMSALAEDHDGSWQLIYYNEINFKKSVEKEKTEIVYSQELKTVAFNKIPDFLNSPNLLP, from the coding sequence TTGAAAACCCATTTCAAAACTATCGTTATCTCTGATGTACATCTCGGTACTAAGGGAGCCAAAGCAAAAGAAGTTGCCCATTTTCTCAAGCAATATACCTGTGAAAACCTGATACTAAACGGAGACATCATAGATGGATGGCAACTTCGTAGATCGGGTTCTTGGAAAAGGAAGCATACCCGGTTTTTTAATAGGATGCTGAAAATGATCGAGAGGGACAATACCAAAGTTTTCTATCTTAGAGGCAATCATGATGACTTTCTGGACCAGATTCTTCCTCTTCAGATCGGTAATGTTTCTATTCAGACCGATATGATATATGAAAGCAACGGAAAAAAATTCTTTATCACTCACGGAGATATTTTTGACAGCATCACCTCCAATCTTCGGTGGATTGCCTATCTGGGTGATGTAGGCTATACCTTTTTATTGTGGCTGAACAGATTGGTTAATTTCCATAGAAGAAAAAGAGGCTTGCCTTACTTTTCCCTAAGTCAATATATCAAAGGAAAAGTAAAAACGGCAGTTTCCTATATAGATCAATATGAAGAAGAGTTGGCCAAAATGGCCAAAGCAAAAGGTTGTGATGGTATTATCTGTGGTCATATTCATAAGGCAGAAAATAGAATGATCAACGGAGTCAAATACCTCAATTCGGGAGATTGGGTAGAAACAATGAGTGCCTTGGCCGAAGACCATGATGGTTCTTGGCAATTGATATATTACAATGAGATAAATTTCAAGAAGTCAGTTGAAAAGGAGAAAACTGAAATAGTGTATTCTCAGGAGCTCAAAACTGTCGCATTCAATAAAATTCCTGATTTTCTGAATTCTCCTAATCTTCTTCCATAA
- a CDS encoding sensor histidine kinase, producing the protein MDYKVGLLGRIVLLAVSLFLLAYFILNGAGVFVISLFIILILAQIVFLLSYAESSFKKVRQFLNNIKQDNYTNVYPVKFDGTETDDLHIEFNAILAKLQEDQAEKEANYQYFRSVFQHLSIGLITFDEEGKVQIVNTAAKRMLNILQLTQIGEVEKINKELHHAIHSLRTGGSELIKIAHPDGIMQLSVYVIELVLRDTKFKLVSLQNIQSELEEKEMEAWQNLVRVLTHEIMNSIAPISSLAATVKGDIESKIDINETINPNDLEDYLMAISTIEKRSQGMINFVSDFRSLAHIPAPRFQTIRLKGLFDQLETLMQHQFDANQIQFKKHIEPKDLILFGDQSLIEQVLINLIQNAIQAVEDTVSRIISLEAFIDEAGKIIIEVADSGRGIEEEAMSKIFIPFFTTKKKGSGIGLSLSKQIMRRHKGNIQVRSKLGEGTTFKLIFNA; encoded by the coding sequence ATGGATTATAAGGTAGGCTTACTTGGGAGAATTGTCCTCTTGGCAGTATCTCTGTTTTTACTGGCTTACTTTATTCTGAATGGGGCTGGCGTATTTGTGATTTCCCTGTTCATCATATTGATATTGGCCCAAATTGTATTTTTGCTAAGCTATGCAGAGAGCTCTTTCAAAAAGGTCCGACAATTTTTGAACAATATCAAACAGGATAATTATACCAATGTCTACCCTGTTAAATTTGACGGGACCGAAACCGATGACCTCCATATTGAATTTAATGCCATCTTGGCCAAACTTCAGGAAGACCAAGCTGAGAAAGAAGCTAATTACCAATATTTCAGATCGGTATTCCAGCACCTAAGTATAGGTCTGATCACTTTTGATGAGGAAGGAAAAGTTCAGATTGTCAATACTGCTGCCAAAAGGATGTTGAATATCCTGCAATTGACCCAGATAGGTGAAGTAGAAAAAATAAATAAAGAACTTCACCATGCTATCCATTCTCTTCGGACAGGGGGAAGTGAACTGATCAAAATTGCACACCCTGATGGGATCATGCAATTGTCCGTTTATGTGATTGAATTGGTTTTGAGGGATACAAAATTCAAATTGGTATCTCTTCAAAATATCCAAAGTGAACTCGAAGAAAAAGAAATGGAGGCCTGGCAAAACCTCGTCAGGGTACTTACCCACGAAATCATGAACAGTATTGCTCCTATCTCATCTCTAGCAGCGACTGTAAAGGGGGATATTGAATCCAAAATAGATATCAATGAAACCATCAACCCAAATGACCTGGAAGATTATCTGATGGCCATCAGTACGATAGAAAAAAGAAGTCAGGGGATGATCAATTTTGTCAGTGATTTTAGAAGTCTGGCGCATATTCCCGCCCCAAGATTCCAAACTATAAGGCTCAAGGGACTTTTTGACCAATTGGAAACCTTGATGCAGCACCAGTTCGACGCTAACCAAATTCAATTCAAAAAACATATCGAACCGAAGGACTTAATTCTATTTGGTGATCAGAGCTTGATTGAACAGGTTTTGATCAACCTGATTCAAAATGCCATTCAGGCTGTTGAGGATACTGTTTCAAGAATCATTTCATTGGAAGCGTTTATTGATGAGGCCGGAAAAATCATCATTGAAGTTGCTGACAGTGGCCGGGGAATTGAGGAAGAGGCTATGTCAAAAATCTTTATACCATTCTTCACCACAAAAAAGAAAGGCTCGGGTATAGGATTAAGTTTATCTAAGCAGATTATGAGGCGACATAAAGGGAATATTCAGGTTAGGTCAAAACTCGGTGAGGGAACTACCTTCAAACTGATATTCAACGCTTAA